Within Thermus sp. CCB_US3_UF1, the genomic segment TCTCCGCTTCAAGGAGATCGTCCGGGGCGAGGTGAAAAAGCGGGCCCGGGAGTTCCTCACCCGGGAGGAGCTCTTCGGCCAGGTGGAGGGGCGGCTGGTCTCCATCCCCCTGCCCCAGCTGGAGCTCCCCAAGATCGTCCACGGGGAGCCCCTGGAGGAGGGGTTGGGCCTGGAAGGGGCAGGCTCGGAGGGCCTGGGGCCCGGGGGGCACGTGCCCGTGGCCGAGCTGGAGCTGGAGGAGTTCTTAGACCTCATGGGGGAGGCCCTGCGGCTTCCCCGGTTGAAGCCCAAGGGGGAAGGGGAGGTGACGGAGGAGGCCTGGCGCTACACCACCATCGCCCGTAAAGGGCCAAGGGGCCTGCGCCACGTGCGCCGCACCCTCAAGGCAAGCCTCCGCCGGGCCCTGGCCAGCGGGAGCTACCGCCCGGAGGACCCCAGGCTTTTCCCCGAGCCCGAGGACCTGCGCTACAAGGCCCCCAAAAGCCGCCCCCGGCCCCACGCCCAGGCGGTGATCCTCTTCGCCTTGGACGTTTCCGGCAGCATGCGGGAGGAGGAGCTGAGGCTGGTGAAGACCCTTTCCTTCTGGATCACCCTCTGGGTGCGGCGCCACTTCCCTCGCCTGGAGAGGCGCTACCTCCTGCACGACGCCGAGGCCTGGGAGGTTTCCGAGGAGGAGTTCTTCCGCGCCCGGGAGGGCGGGGGTACCCGGCTTTCCAGCGCCCTCCTCCTGGCCGAGGAGATCCTCAAGGCCTACCCCGAGGCCTTTTACAACCGCTACCTCTACCACTTCTCCGACGGGGAGAACTGGCAGGGGGACACCCCCTTGGCCCTCGAGGCCCTCAAGCGCCTCCTCCCCACCCTGGCCCTGTACGGCTACGCCCAGGTGCAGGGGCCCTACGGCCAGGGGCGCTTCCTGGAGGAAGTGCGGGAGGCCCTGGAAGGACGGGAGGGGTTCGCCGCCTTGGAGGTGCGGGGCCGGGAGGACCTGCCCCTGGCCCTGAGGCGGCTTCTAGGAGGCTAGCCGTGCGCCAGGAACTCCGCTACTGGGCCGAGAAGCTTCGGGAAAGAGCCCTGGAGGAGGGGCTTTCCTTCCCCCCGGTGCTCTTTGAGGAGGTGGGCCCCGAGGAGATGGCCATGCTGGCCGCCTACGGGGGCTTCCCCCGCCGCTACCCCCATTGGCGCTGGGGAAGCGAGTACCTGCGCTACCGGGAAACCTACCGCTACGGCCTCTCGCGGATCTACGAGCTGGTGGTGAACACGGAGCCCGTCCACGCCTACCTCCTCAGGGGCAACACCCTCCTGGCCCAGAAGGTGGTCATGGCCCACGTCTACGCCCACGCCGACTTTTTCCACCACAACCTGGCCTTCAAGCCCGTGCCCAAGGACATGCTGGACGAGATGGCCCACCACGCCGCCTTCGTGGAAAGGGCCATGGAGCGGCATGGGGCCCGGAGCGTGGAGGAGTTTCTGGACATGGCCCTCTCCCTGGAGAACCTGGTGGACCCCCACGCCCTCTACATCCAAAGGCCGGGGGCCGAGGAAGACGAGCCCTCCCCCGCACGCCTGCGGGTGCGCCCCTACCTGGACCCCTACGTGAACCCAGCCCCCGAGCCCCCCAAGGAGGCCGAGGAAGGGGCAAGCCCCAAGCCCCTCCCCCCCAGGCCCACCCGGGACATCCTGGGCTTTTTGGCCCAGCACGCCCCCCTGGCCCCCTGGCAGAAGGGCATCCTGGAGATCGTGCGGGAGGAAAGCCTCTACTACACGCCCCAGGCCGCCACCAAGGTCCTGAACGAGGGCTGGGCCACCTACTGGCACACCCGGCTCCTCCTCCCCCTCCTGGACCCGGAGGAGGCCCTGGAGTTCGCGGAGATGCAGGCCGGCCTCCTGGCCCCCCAGGGCTTCAACCCCTACCGCCTGGGGTACCTCCTCCTCAAGGAGGTGGAGGAGCGCTGGGACCTGGGGCGCTTCGGCCTCGAGTACGAGGCCTTGCCCCTGGGGGAGCGCCTCCGCTACGCCCGGCCCACGGGGGAGGGGCGGAAAAAGCTCTTCCAGGTGCGCACCATCTACACGGATCTGGCCTTCTTGGACGAGTTTTTGACCCCGGAGTTCGCCCTACGCCAGCGCCTGATCCCTCCTGAAGACCTCCCCCGGTTCGTTGAGGCCAAGCAGGCCCTCCTCTTCCGCCTCACCAACGGGGGTTATCCGGTGGTGGAGCTCCTGGACGCCAACTACGCCAACCGGGGGGAACTCCTCCTGCGCCACGCCTACGAGGGGGTGCCCCTGGACCTGAAAAAGACCAAGGCGGTGCTGGAGAACCTGCACCGCCTCTGGGGCCGCCCCGTGCACCTGGAAACCGTGGTGGGGGGGAAAGAGGTCCGGCTTTCCGCCGGAACCTAACGCAAGGCCCGCAGGTACCCGAGGAGAAGGGCCTCGGAAAGCTCCCCCAGGTGCCGGGCCACCAGCCGCCCCTCTCGGTCAAAGAAGTAGGTGGTGGGCAGGCCCTGGACCCCCAAGGCCTCGGAAAGCCGGCCCTCCGGGTCCAGGAGGACCCACTCCGGGGCCAGCCGCTCGGCCTCCAGGAAGCCCCGCACCACCGCCGGACCCTCCCCCTGGCTCACAAAGGCAAAGCGCACCTCGGGGTTTTCCTGGCTCACCCGCACCATCATGGGCAGTTCGCGGCGGCACGGGGGGCACCAGGTGGCCCAGGTGTTGAGGACCAGGGGCTTGCCCTGGAAGTCCCATAGGCGCACCGGCGTACCCCCCAAGGAGGCCAGGGTGAGGTCGGGAAGCCTCGTCTCCTGGGCCGCCCCGCCCCGGGTGAAAAGAACCCCCGCCAAGAGCCCAGCCGCCAGGGCCGCCACCCCGGCGTAGCGCCAAAGCCGCTTGGGCAGTACCATCAGCGTGTACCCTCCTGCCGTTAGGATACCCCAGACCGGGTCAAACCCCCCTTGCCAGACGTAGAGGACGGAAAGGGGGTCCTTGGCAAACACCCCCAGGTTCTCCAAGACAAACCCCAGCCGCGCCCCCAGAAGGCCCACCCCCACCGCGCCATGGGCCCAGGGGGAAAGCCTCCGGTCCACCCTCCGGGCCAAGACCTCGGCCACCCCCACCAGGGCCAAAAGGGCCAGGGCCACCTGGACCCTGACCCAGGGAAGGACGAAAGGACCCAGCTCCAAGGCCTCCATCAGCGGACCAGGGAGAAGCCCGCCCGCTCTATGGCCAATACCCCGCCTTCCACGTGGTAGAGGTTGGTGTAGCCCTTCTTCTTCAGATACTCCGCCGCCTGGCGGCTGCGGTTGCCGCTACGGCAGTAGAGGTAAACGGGCTTGTCCTTGGGCAACTGGTCAGCCCACTGGGCGATGGCCTCCACCGGGAGGTTGATGGCCCCCGGGACGTGTCCTTGGGCAAACTCCGCAGGGGTGCGCACGTCCACCACCACCGCCTCCGACCCCAGGGCCCCGTAGAGGGCCTGGGGGGTCACGTCCTGGTAGCTCCCCTTGGGCCCGCAGGCGAAGAGGAGGAGGGGGAGAAGGGCGAGGAGGGCGCGGCGGGTCATGGCTAGGCCTGCACCCCCACGGCCTTGCGGATGGCCTGGAGGAAGGCGGAAAGGGGCTGGGCCCCCAGGACCCGCTCCTTGCCGTGGTTGACGATGGTATCGGGCACCCCGTGGATGTGGTAGCGGTTGGAGAGCTCGGGGAACTCGTTGGCCTCCACCATCTCCCCAAAGACCTTGGGGGAGGCGTAGGCCATGCGGTGGGCGGTGCGCACCGCCTGCGGGCAGTAGGGGCAGGTGGGGGTGACGAAGACCTGGAGCACCACCTCCTCGGGGAGGCTATTCAGCTCCTGCACCACGTTCTCGGGGAGGCCGTGGCCGTCCCGGCCCAGCATCTCCAGGTCCTCCAGGAGGCTGGCGAACTCGTAGCCGGCGGGGATGCCCCGGTAGCGCAGGTTCAGGGCCTCCGAGCCCTTCTCCCGCAGGATCAGGGTGGGGGCCGCCTCCACCCGGTAGGCCTTGGCCTTCTCCTGGCCCTGGGGGGTGGCCAGGTCGTAGACCACCAGGTGGAGCTTGTCCGAAAGGGCCGCCAGCTCCTCCAGGAGCTGCTTGGTTTCCTTGCAGTAGAGGCAGGGTTCCTTGCCCGGGGCGATGAGGGTGGAGGTGTCGGTGAAGAGGACCATCTCCACGTCCCGCACCAGGCTAGAGAGCCGTTCCCGCACGATTTCCTGCTCCTTAGGTCCCAAAAGCGCCATGTTTTCCTCCCGGATACCCCCGTAGGGGTACATCCTTTCCCTACTATAGCAGAGGAGGTTTCGGACAGATAGAGAAGGGACTCACTATGGAACGGCCCGTTGACACCCCTACCCCCATGGGGTATATTGACCCCGTGGGGACAAAGGTCCCATCCTGGAGGTGAAGCCATGATCTTCCGACAGATCTACGAAGAAGGCCTGGCCCAGATGAGCTACCTTCTGGGTTGCGCCGCCACCGGGGAGGCCTTGGTGGTGGACCCCAAGCGGGACGTGGACACCTATTTGGAGCTGGCCGAGTCCCTGGGCCTGCGCATCACCGCCATCGCCGAAACCCACATCCACGCCGACTACCTCTCCGGGGCCCGGGAGCTGGCCCGGGCCACCGGGGCCACCCTGTACCTCTCTGACGAGGGGGATGAGAACTGGAAGTACCGGGGGCTGGAGGGCTTTAACCACGTCCTCCTCAAGGACGGGGACGAGTTCCGGGTGGGGAACATCCGGGTGAGGGCGGTGCACACCCCGGGCCACACCCCCGAGCACCTCTCCTTCCTGGTGGCCGACGGGGCGGTGACGGAGGAGCCCCTCCTCTTCCTCACCGGGGACTTCGTCTTCGTGGGGGATGTGGGCCGCCCGGACCTCCTGGAGGAGGCCGCCGGCATCAAGGGCACGGCGGAGCCGGGGGCCAGGCGGATGTTCCAAAGCCTCAAGGAGAAGTTCCTCACCCTCCCCGACCACGTGCAGGTCTGGCCCGGGCACGGGGCAGGAAGCGCCTGCGGCAAGGCCCTAGGGGCCCTTCCCGCCACCACCGTGGGCTACGAGCGGCGCCACGCCTGGTGGGCCGAGTACCTGGAGCGGGAGGATGAGGAAGGTTTCGTGAGGGCCCTTCTCCAGGGCCAGCCCGAGGCCCCCACCTACTTCAAGGAGATGAAGCGCATGAACCGGGATGGGATGCCCATCCTGGGCGGCATCCCCCACCCGGGCCGGCTCACCAAGGCCCAGTTTGAGCGCTACCTGCGCGAAGGGGCCATCCTGGTGGACACCCGGGACAAGTTCGCCTTCGCCGGGGGCCATCTCAAGGGGGCCATCAACATCCCCGCGGGGAAGAACTTCGCCACCTGGGCGGGCTGGCTTTTGCCCTATGACCGGCCCCTGGTCCTCCTGGCCCACCCCTCGGAGGTGGAAGCCCTGACCCGGGCCCTGATCCGCATCGGGCTGGACGAGGTGGTGGGGTATATCCCGAGCCTCCAGGGCTACGCCGACGGGGAGCTGGAAACCGTGCCCCAGATCACGGCCAAGGAGGCCAAGGCCCTGTGGGAGCGGGGCGAGGCGGTGGTCTTGGACGTGCGGGGCCGGGACGAGTACCTGGCCGGGCACATCCCCGGGGCCCTGAACCTCCACGCAGGGCGGGTTCTGGCCCACCTGGACAAGCTACCCAAGGCCAAGCCCCTGATCGTCCACTGCGTGGGCGGCGACCGCTCCAGCACCGCCATCTCCGCCCTTTTGGCCCACGGCTTCCAAAACGCCCTGAACCTCACCGGGGGAATCCGGGCCTGGCAGCAAGAGGGCTTCCCCGTGGCCAAGGGGGAGGAGCTAGTGGGCGCCTAGGGCCAGGCTCCCCTAAAGGAGGCATCCATGTACGAAACCCAAGTGAAGGACCTGACGCCCGAGGAGGCCAAGCGGCTTTACGACCAGGGGGTGACCTTCCTGGACGTGCGCGAGGTGGAGGAGTACGCCCAGGCCCGCATCCCTGGGGCGGGGCTTCTGCCCCTTTCCGAGTTCATGGCCCGCCACGGGGAGATCCCCAAGGATAGGCCCGTGGTTCTCTACTGCCGCACGGGAAACCGCTCCTGGCAGGCCGCGGCCTGGCTTACCGCCCAGGGGTACACGAACGTCTACAACCTGGACGGGGGAATTGTCCGCTGGTACCGGGCGGGGCTTCCCGTGGACACCACCCCCGTGGAGGTGGGTTACGGGGCCACCCCCTACCGGGAGGTGGGGCCCCTCGAGGCCAAGGGGCTCCTAGGGGAGGCCTTCGTGGTGGATGTGCGCGAGCCCTGGGAGTACGGGGAGGGCCACGTCCCGGGGGCGGTGAACATCCCCCTTTCCACCCTGCCCCAGCGGCTTGCCGAGCTCCCCCAGGACCGGCCCATCCTCCTCGTCTGCAACTCGGGGAACCGGAGCGGGGTGGCGGCGGACTTCCTGGTCCAGCAGGGCTTCCCCGGGGATAGGGTCTACAACCTGGAAGGCGGCACCTACGCCTGGATGGGCGCCGGGCTTCCCGTGGAGCGATGACCCTAGCCCTTTTCGGCGCTCTCCTCATCGGGCTTTCCCTGGGCCTTCTGGGCTCAGGGGGGTCCATCCTCACCGTGCCCGTCCTGGTCTACCTCCTGGGGGAGGCCCCCAAGCAGGCCATCGCGGAAAGCCTCCTCATCGTGGGGGGGATCGCCCTCCTGGGGGCCCTCCCCTATGCCCTTAGGGGCCTGGTGGACGGGCGGAACGTGCTCTTTTTCGGCCTGCCGGGGATGGCGGGGACCTACCTGGGGGCCTGGCTTTCCCGTTTCGTCTCCGGGGAGGTACAGCTTCTGGTCTTCGCCCTGGTCATGCTCCTCGCCGCCTACTTCATGGCCCGGCCCGCTCCCCTAGGGGCCCCTAAAGGGGAGCGCAAGGCCTGGAAGATCCTCCTGGATGGCCTGGCCGTGGGGGCCCTTACCGGTTTCGTGGGGGTGGGCGGGGGGTTCCTCATCGTCCCCGCCCTGGTCCTCCTGGGGGGGTTGCCCATGCACCTGGCGGTGGGCACCAGCCTCGTCATCATCGCCCTCAAGTCCTTCGCCGGCTTTTACAAGTACCTCCACCTCCTCCCCGCGTATGGGCTTTCCGTAAACTACGCCGTGGCCGGCCTTTTCATCCTGGTGGGCACCTTGGGGAGCCTCCTGGGCGGGCGGCTGGCGGTGCGCCTTCCCCAGGAGGGCCTCAAGCGGGGCTTTGCCCTCTTTCTGGTCCTCATGGGGGTCTTGATCGTGGCCCAGAGCCTTTCCGGGTAAACTCTGAGGGTGCCCTTCCGCACCCTCTTGGTCGTCCAAGCCCAGGTGAGGCTCGAGGCCTACCGCTCCCGGGAAGCCTTCCGGGAGCGGGTGTTTTCCCTGCTCGCCCCCCTGGAGGGGACGCCAGCCCCCAGGCTGGCCGCCTTCCCCGAACTCTTCGGCCTCCCCCTCCTCCTCCATCTGGAGGGGGAGGTCCGCCCCCTGGACCTCCTCAAGGACCCCCTCCTTCCCTGGCGGCGGGCCCGGAGGGCCTACGGGGTCTTCCGGGAGGTGATGGCCGAGGCCGCCCGGGCCCTGGGCACCTACCTCCTCGCCGGCACCCTCCTTGCCCCGCCCTACGAGGAGGAGCTTGCCCGGGGAAGGTTTTCCCGGAGCCCCTTCTTCCAAAACCTGGCCCTTTTCTATAACCCGCAAGGCCGCCTCCTGGCCCAGGTGCCCAAGATGGAACTCACCCCCCCGGAGCGGTGGCTCAAGCGGGGGGCTTTCGGCCCCCACCTGGTGGAAACCCAGGCCGGCCGGGTGGGCATCCTGATCTGCCTGGACGGCTTTCACGAAAAGCACCTCTCCCGCCTGGACGCCCTGGGGGCCGAGGTCCTCCTCCAGCCCTCGGCCAACCCCGCCCCCTGGGACCGCCCCTGGCCCCCCGACCCCAGCCGCCAGGAGGGGGAGGTCTGGCTGGCCTCGGCCAGGGAGAGGCTTTTGGGGAGGGAAAACCTGCGCTTCCTCCTCAACCCCATGCTGAACGGGAGCCTCCTGGGCCTTACCTTTGAGGGGCGAAGCGGCCTCTATGCCCCCGGAGAGGCCCTCCTCCTGGCCCCCTCTCCCCGGGGGGACGAGGCCTTAATCCTTTGCCCCTAGAGGCGTTCGGGGAAGAGCCGGATGGGGTAGGGGCGCATCAGGGCCTGGGCCAGCTTCTCCCAGGCCTTGTCCTTGACCTGAGCCTCCAGGGCTTCCTGCACCTCCTCCAGGGGCTTGCGGCCCGGGGGCCTCACCCCCTCCAGGAGGATGAGGTGGAAGCCGAACTCGGTGGCCACTGGGCCGGAAACCTCCCCGGGCCTAAGGGCCAAAAGGGCCTTTTCAAAGGGGGGGATGTAGGTGCCCTGGGGCTCGCAGCCCAGGCTTCCGCCCTGGTCCTTGGAACCCGGGTCCTGGGAAAGGGCCTGGGCCACCTGGGCGAAGGCCTCCCCCGCCTGCAGGCGGGAGAGGGCTTCCTTGGCGGCCTCGAGGGTGGGAAGGAGGATGTGGCGGGCGCAGTAGAGGGTGGGGTGGCGGTACTCCGGGGAAAGGAGCCACAGGGCCCTCAGGGCCGCCGGGGAAACCGCAAGCTTTTGGCGGTAGTGGGCCTCCAGGGCCTCCAGGGCCAGGGCCTCGGCCAAAAGGGCGCGGTAGGTGGCGAGGTCCGGCACCCCGGCGCTTTTCAGGGCCCCTTCCAGGGCCTCCGCGCTGGGGAAGGCCTCCTGCAGGGCCAGCACCCGGGCCTCCACCGCCCCCTCCTTGGGCCAGAAGCCCTTGGCCTTGGCCGCCAGGAGCAGGGCCCGCTCCTCCGCCAGGGCCTGGAGGTAAGGGGCACGGTAGGACTCCAGGAACTCCCGGGTTTCCTGGGTGTCGGGCAGGCCCAGCTGGCGCAGGGCGCTCCGGGCAAAAAGGCCAAAGCGCAGCTCAAACTGGGCCTTGGTGAGGGCCTCCGGGCCCACCTGGGCCACCACGGGGTCCTCCTGGGCCAAGGCGGGCAGGCTTAGGGCCAGGGCGAGGGCAAGGAAAAAGGCGCGCATGCCCCATGCTAGCATGGGGGGCGTGAACGACCTCATCCTCAAGGCGGCCCGGGGAGAGGCCACCCCCCGCCCCCCCGTCTGGTTCATGCGCCAGGCGGGGCGCTACCAGAAGGAGTACCAGGAGATCCGCAGGCGCTACACCCTGCCCGAGATCGTGGAAAACCCCGAGGTCTGCACCCAGGTCACCCTGCTGCCCGTGCGCCAACTGGGGGTGGACGCCGCCATCCTCTTCGCCGACATCACCACCCCCCTGCCCGGCATGGGGGTGGAGGTTTCCCTGGTGGAGGGGAAGGGGCCGGTGATC encodes:
- a CDS encoding DUF444 family protein — protein: MRPIERDLLRFKEIVRGEVKKRAREFLTREELFGQVEGRLVSIPLPQLELPKIVHGEPLEEGLGLEGAGSEGLGPGGHVPVAELELEEFLDLMGEALRLPRLKPKGEGEVTEEAWRYTTIARKGPRGLRHVRRTLKASLRRALASGSYRPEDPRLFPEPEDLRYKAPKSRPRPHAQAVILFALDVSGSMREEELRLVKTLSFWITLWVRRHFPRLERRYLLHDAEAWEVSEEEFFRAREGGGTRLSSALLLAEEILKAYPEAFYNRYLYHFSDGENWQGDTPLALEALKRLLPTLALYGYAQVQGPYGQGRFLEEVREALEGREGFAALEVRGREDLPLALRRLLGG
- a CDS encoding SpoVR family protein, with translation MRQELRYWAEKLRERALEEGLSFPPVLFEEVGPEEMAMLAAYGGFPRRYPHWRWGSEYLRYRETYRYGLSRIYELVVNTEPVHAYLLRGNTLLAQKVVMAHVYAHADFFHHNLAFKPVPKDMLDEMAHHAAFVERAMERHGARSVEEFLDMALSLENLVDPHALYIQRPGAEEDEPSPARLRVRPYLDPYVNPAPEPPKEAEEGASPKPLPPRPTRDILGFLAQHAPLAPWQKGILEIVREESLYYTPQAATKVLNEGWATYWHTRLLLPLLDPEEALEFAEMQAGLLAPQGFNPYRLGYLLLKEVEERWDLGRFGLEYEALPLGERLRYARPTGEGRKKLFQVRTIYTDLAFLDEFLTPEFALRQRLIPPEDLPRFVEAKQALLFRLTNGGYPVVELLDANYANRGELLLRHAYEGVPLDLKKTKAVLENLHRLWGRPVHLETVVGGKEVRLSAGT
- a CDS encoding TlpA disulfide reductase family protein; this encodes MEALELGPFVLPWVRVQVALALLALVGVAEVLARRVDRRLSPWAHGAVGVGLLGARLGFVLENLGVFAKDPLSVLYVWQGGFDPVWGILTAGGYTLMVLPKRLWRYAGVAALAAGLLAGVLFTRGGAAQETRLPDLTLASLGGTPVRLWDFQGKPLVLNTWATWCPPCRRELPMMVRVSQENPEVRFAFVSQGEGPAVVRGFLEAERLAPEWVLLDPEGRLSEALGVQGLPTTYFFDREGRLVARHLGELSEALLLGYLRALR
- a CDS encoding rhodanese-like domain-containing protein, with amino-acid sequence MTRRALLALLPLLLFACGPKGSYQDVTPQALYGALGSEAVVVDVRTPAEFAQGHVPGAINLPVEAIAQWADQLPKDKPVYLYCRSGNRSRQAAEYLKKKGYTNLYHVEGGVLAIERAGFSLVR
- a CDS encoding thioredoxin family protein, with amino-acid sequence MALLGPKEQEIVRERLSSLVRDVEMVLFTDTSTLIAPGKEPCLYCKETKQLLEELAALSDKLHLVVYDLATPQGQEKAKAYRVEAAPTLILREKGSEALNLRYRGIPAGYEFASLLEDLEMLGRDGHGLPENVVQELNSLPEEVVLQVFVTPTCPYCPQAVRTAHRMAYASPKVFGEMVEANEFPELSNRYHIHGVPDTIVNHGKERVLGAQPLSAFLQAIRKAVGVQA
- a CDS encoding rhodanese-like domain-containing protein; the protein is MIFRQIYEEGLAQMSYLLGCAATGEALVVDPKRDVDTYLELAESLGLRITAIAETHIHADYLSGARELARATGATLYLSDEGDENWKYRGLEGFNHVLLKDGDEFRVGNIRVRAVHTPGHTPEHLSFLVADGAVTEEPLLFLTGDFVFVGDVGRPDLLEEAAGIKGTAEPGARRMFQSLKEKFLTLPDHVQVWPGHGAGSACGKALGALPATTVGYERRHAWWAEYLEREDEEGFVRALLQGQPEAPTYFKEMKRMNRDGMPILGGIPHPGRLTKAQFERYLREGAILVDTRDKFAFAGGHLKGAINIPAGKNFATWAGWLLPYDRPLVLLAHPSEVEALTRALIRIGLDEVVGYIPSLQGYADGELETVPQITAKEAKALWERGEAVVLDVRGRDEYLAGHIPGALNLHAGRVLAHLDKLPKAKPLIVHCVGGDRSSTAISALLAHGFQNALNLTGGIRAWQQEGFPVAKGEELVGA
- a CDS encoding rhodanese-like domain-containing protein, with translation MYETQVKDLTPEEAKRLYDQGVTFLDVREVEEYAQARIPGAGLLPLSEFMARHGEIPKDRPVVLYCRTGNRSWQAAAWLTAQGYTNVYNLDGGIVRWYRAGLPVDTTPVEVGYGATPYREVGPLEAKGLLGEAFVVDVREPWEYGEGHVPGAVNIPLSTLPQRLAELPQDRPILLVCNSGNRSGVAADFLVQQGFPGDRVYNLEGGTYAWMGAGLPVER
- a CDS encoding sulfite exporter TauE/SafE family protein encodes the protein MTLALFGALLIGLSLGLLGSGGSILTVPVLVYLLGEAPKQAIAESLLIVGGIALLGALPYALRGLVDGRNVLFFGLPGMAGTYLGAWLSRFVSGEVQLLVFALVMLLAAYFMARPAPLGAPKGERKAWKILLDGLAVGALTGFVGVGGGFLIVPALVLLGGLPMHLAVGTSLVIIALKSFAGFYKYLHLLPAYGLSVNYAVAGLFILVGTLGSLLGGRLAVRLPQEGLKRGFALFLVLMGVLIVAQSLSG
- a CDS encoding nitrilase-related carbon-nitrogen hydrolase gives rise to the protein MPFRTLLVVQAQVRLEAYRSREAFRERVFSLLAPLEGTPAPRLAAFPELFGLPLLLHLEGEVRPLDLLKDPLLPWRRARRAYGVFREVMAEAARALGTYLLAGTLLAPPYEEELARGRFSRSPFFQNLALFYNPQGRLLAQVPKMELTPPERWLKRGAFGPHLVETQAGRVGILICLDGFHEKHLSRLDALGAEVLLQPSANPAPWDRPWPPDPSRQEGEVWLASARERLLGRENLRFLLNPMLNGSLLGLTFEGRSGLYAPGEALLLAPSPRGDEALILCP
- a CDS encoding peptidylprolyl isomerase; translated protein: MRAFFLALALALSLPALAQEDPVVAQVGPEALTKAQFELRFGLFARSALRQLGLPDTQETREFLESYRAPYLQALAEERALLLAAKAKGFWPKEGAVEARVLALQEAFPSAEALEGALKSAGVPDLATYRALLAEALALEALEAHYRQKLAVSPAALRALWLLSPEYRHPTLYCARHILLPTLEAAKEALSRLQAGEAFAQVAQALSQDPGSKDQGGSLGCEPQGTYIPPFEKALLALRPGEVSGPVATEFGFHLILLEGVRPPGRKPLEEVQEALEAQVKDKAWEKLAQALMRPYPIRLFPERL